A section of the Tepidisphaeraceae bacterium genome encodes:
- a CDS encoding alpha-amylase family protein, giving the protein MSTEATSDLWWKNAILYCVDTQAFLDTNGDGVGDLYGLTRRMDYLANLGVTCLWLMPIYPSPEQDHGYDVADYFNVASKYGTLGDLVELVRTARDRGIRVIADLVVNHTSSDHPWFQIARRDRDSIYHDFYVWADAKPEDADEGIIFPGQQSSTWSYDRVAKRWYMHRFYPHQPDLNINNPLVRNEIHKVIGFWLELGLSGFRVDAVPFLIEQVGAENPAVRDPHDYLRDIRSFLSRRRGDAMLLAEANEPANKLAKYFGERGEQMHMLFNFLLNQALHLALARGDARPAIKVMRKLPKIPPASQWANFVKNHDEASFDKLTDREREEVFVAFGPKKSMQLFDRGLRRRFPPMVNGDRRRMELMYSLMYSLPGTPVLFYGEEIGLGDDQRARGREAVRLPMQWSDAPGGGFTTADESSAPRRPLRDGPFGYLQVNVQAQQKDDRSFLHWTTRAIRTRKAWPEFGWGTWQVLATRRNEVMAHLSTWDGGAAMALHNFADRPVSVTLQLPRAVRQGAVWRHLFGDRRGEAPAPPSADGRLTIKLEPYGYHWFGRREGL; this is encoded by the coding sequence ATGAGCACCGAAGCAACCAGCGACCTGTGGTGGAAGAACGCGATCCTCTATTGCGTGGACACGCAGGCATTTCTGGATACCAACGGCGACGGCGTCGGTGACCTGTACGGGCTCACGCGGCGAATGGACTACCTGGCGAACCTTGGCGTGACGTGCCTCTGGCTCATGCCCATCTACCCCTCGCCAGAGCAGGACCACGGTTACGACGTCGCCGATTACTTCAACGTCGCGTCGAAGTACGGCACGCTTGGCGACCTCGTCGAACTCGTACGCACCGCGCGCGACCGCGGCATCCGCGTCATCGCCGACCTCGTCGTCAACCACACCTCCAGCGACCACCCGTGGTTCCAGATCGCGCGGCGCGACCGCGACAGCATCTACCACGACTTCTACGTCTGGGCCGACGCCAAACCTGAGGACGCCGACGAGGGCATCATCTTTCCTGGCCAGCAAAGCTCCACCTGGTCGTACGACCGCGTGGCCAAACGCTGGTACATGCACCGCTTCTACCCGCACCAGCCCGACCTGAACATCAACAACCCGCTCGTGCGCAACGAGATCCACAAGGTGATCGGGTTCTGGCTGGAACTGGGCCTTTCCGGCTTCCGCGTCGACGCGGTCCCGTTCCTGATCGAACAGGTCGGTGCAGAGAACCCGGCCGTACGCGACCCGCACGACTACCTGCGCGACATACGATCGTTCCTGTCCCGGCGGCGCGGTGATGCCATGTTGCTGGCGGAAGCGAACGAGCCGGCCAACAAGCTCGCGAAGTATTTCGGTGAGCGTGGAGAACAGATGCACATGCTGTTCAACTTCCTGCTCAACCAGGCCCTGCACCTGGCGCTGGCCCGTGGCGACGCGCGGCCGGCGATCAAGGTGATGCGGAAGCTGCCCAAGATCCCGCCGGCGTCGCAGTGGGCGAACTTCGTTAAGAACCACGACGAGGCGTCGTTCGACAAGCTCACCGACCGCGAGCGTGAAGAGGTCTTCGTCGCATTCGGACCGAAGAAATCGATGCAGCTCTTCGACCGCGGCCTGCGCAGGCGCTTTCCGCCCATGGTCAACGGTGACCGGCGTCGCATGGAACTGATGTACAGCCTGATGTACAGCCTGCCCGGCACGCCGGTGTTGTTCTACGGCGAGGAGATCGGGCTTGGCGACGACCAGCGCGCCCGCGGTCGCGAGGCGGTGCGCCTGCCCATGCAATGGTCCGACGCCCCAGGGGGTGGGTTCACCACCGCCGACGAGTCGAGCGCACCACGCCGCCCGCTGCGCGACGGGCCATTCGGTTACCTGCAGGTGAACGTGCAGGCGCAGCAAAAGGACGATCGGTCGTTCCTCCACTGGACCACGCGCGCCATCCGAACGCGCAAGGCGTGGCCCGAGTTCGGCTGGGGCACTTGGCAGGTGCTGGCGACGCGCCGCAATGAAGTGATGGCGCACCTGTCGACCTGGGACGGCGGCGCAGCCATGGCGCTGCACAACTTCGCCGATCGCCCCGTCTCCGTCACGTTGCAGTTGCCTCGCGCCGTTCGTCAAGGCGCCGTCTGGCGGCATTTGTTCGGCGACCGTCGCGGCGAGGCGCCCGCCCCACCGTCGGCCGACGGACGGTTGACGATCAAGCTGGAACCGTACGGATATCACTGGTTCGGACGCCGGGAGGGCTTATGA
- a CDS encoding DUF5985 family protein, which produces MGEAVYILCALTSIACAIMLARGYMRSRARLLLWSSLCFVGFAANNAMLYIDKVLLPTQVDLSIWRTLAALVGLLILLYGLIWDAE; this is translated from the coding sequence ATGGGTGAAGCCGTCTACATCCTCTGCGCCCTCACCAGCATCGCCTGCGCGATTATGCTGGCCCGCGGGTACATGCGTTCGCGTGCTCGGCTGTTGTTGTGGAGCAGCCTCTGTTTCGTCGGCTTTGCCGCCAACAACGCGATGCTCTACATCGACAAGGTCCTGCTGCCCACGCAGGTTGACCTCTCGATCTGGCGCACCCTCGCGGCGCTGGTGGGCCTGCTCATCCTGCTCTACGGCCTTATTTGGGACGCCGAATAA
- a CDS encoding dienelactone hydrolase family protein: protein MRLSLAIIALCAILPFTLPPVAAQDSAKSATAPVPPGGENATKALTDSPRHGEWQDVAVPGRDAKIRTWVSYPERKDGAPVVIVIHEIFGLTDWVRSVADQLAAEGFVAVAPDLLSGKGPGGGGTESFEGDQVRAAIRGLSATEVDAGLNAVRDWAVALPSTTDQTATIGFCWGGSASIAYASREPELDAAVVYYGTGPRDVGDFKNLQAPVLGLYGGDDARVTSTVEGTATAMKEAGKFFTQHVYDGAGHGFLRQQSAREGKNQRAAEAAWQETITFLKQHLEPRN, encoded by the coding sequence ATGAGGCTTTCACTTGCGATCATCGCGCTCTGTGCCATCCTGCCATTCACTCTTCCTCCCGTAGCCGCTCAAGACTCGGCAAAGTCGGCGACGGCGCCCGTTCCGCCTGGCGGTGAGAACGCGACGAAGGCATTGACCGACTCGCCGCGCCACGGCGAGTGGCAGGACGTTGCCGTGCCCGGTCGTGACGCGAAGATCCGCACGTGGGTCAGTTATCCGGAGCGCAAGGATGGGGCACCGGTGGTGATCGTGATCCACGAGATCTTCGGCCTGACCGACTGGGTGCGTTCGGTCGCCGACCAACTTGCGGCCGAGGGCTTCGTCGCGGTCGCGCCGGACCTGCTGTCGGGCAAGGGCCCGGGTGGTGGCGGGACGGAATCGTTCGAGGGAGATCAAGTTCGTGCCGCGATTCGCGGCCTGAGCGCCACCGAGGTCGACGCCGGTTTGAACGCCGTCCGCGACTGGGCGGTCGCGCTTCCGTCGACTACCGACCAGACGGCCACCATCGGCTTCTGCTGGGGCGGCAGCGCCAGCATCGCCTACGCGTCCCGCGAGCCCGAACTGGACGCGGCGGTCGTCTACTACGGCACCGGCCCGCGCGATGTGGGGGACTTCAAGAACCTTCAAGCGCCCGTTCTTGGCCTCTACGGTGGAGACGACGCCCGCGTCACCAGCACGGTCGAAGGCACCGCGACGGCGATGAAGGAAGCGGGCAAGTTCTTCACCCAACACGTCTACGACGGCGCCGGCCACGGCTTCCTTCGCCAGCAATCCGCCCGCGAGGGTAAGAATCAGCGCGCCGCCGAGGCGGCATGGCAGGAGACGATCACGTTCTTGAAGCAGCACTTGGAGCCGCGGAACTGA
- a CDS encoding sugar phosphate isomerase/epimerase family protein — protein sequence MRISIASYSFNGLITARRMDVFGYLESCRYRYHLNSADLWNGLLGKTVDQQLDPALLKAVREAMDERDLVCCNFHADGCHPWEDDADVRQRQHALALRYLSAAKTLGAKTFRVDTGGRLPAWTNEQFDLIVSRMREYVAIGEQFGCRVGPEVHWGTELSIGEMERLAKAVDSPWFGILLHSKDAADGPAIEMDRRLAPYAMHTHIDAKTTDERLPEMVQTLHDAGYRGYWGVEHHSAQNEYREVEYQLAAVRRALTSLGVKAD from the coding sequence ATGCGCATTTCGATTGCCTCGTATTCATTTAATGGGCTAATCACGGCCAGGCGGATGGACGTCTTCGGGTACCTGGAATCGTGCCGGTACCGGTACCACCTGAACTCGGCCGACCTGTGGAACGGTCTGCTCGGCAAGACGGTTGATCAACAACTCGACCCTGCACTGTTAAAGGCCGTGCGCGAGGCGATGGACGAGCGGGACCTGGTCTGCTGTAACTTCCACGCCGACGGGTGCCACCCGTGGGAGGACGACGCCGATGTGCGCCAGCGTCAACATGCGCTGGCGCTGCGCTACCTGTCGGCGGCCAAGACGCTGGGGGCCAAGACGTTCCGCGTAGACACCGGTGGGCGCCTGCCCGCCTGGACGAACGAGCAGTTTGACCTCATCGTCAGCCGAATGCGCGAGTATGTAGCGATCGGCGAGCAATTCGGCTGCCGTGTGGGGCCGGAGGTGCATTGGGGAACTGAACTGTCGATAGGCGAGATGGAGCGGCTGGCCAAGGCGGTCGACTCGCCATGGTTCGGCATCCTGCTGCACAGCAAGGACGCCGCCGACGGTCCTGCCATCGAGATGGACCGCCGGCTCGCGCCGTACGCCATGCACACCCACATCGACGCCAAGACGACCGACGAGCGTCTGCCCGAGATGGTGCAGACGCTCCATGATGCTGGGTATCGCGGCTACTGGGGCGTGGAACACCACTCGGCCCAAAACGAGTACCGCGAGGTCGAGTATCAGCTGGCGGCCGTCCGACGCGCGCTCACGAGCCTCGGCGTGAAGGCCGACTAG
- a CDS encoding TIGR03885 family FMN-dependent LLM class oxidoreductase: MTAQRPRSIGFHASHEQFPPDRLLRLVQQAERAGFDSAMCSDHFAPFGESQGQSGFAWSWLGAAMATTSLPFGVVNAPGQRYHPAIIAQAAATIEVMFPGRFWIAVGSGQLINEHITGDRWPTKHERNDRLRESVEVIRQLWSGQTVTHRGHVTVSEAQLWTRPARPPELVGAAVTPTTAAWVATWADALITVVQPDEQLDKVVAAFRDNGGAGKPMYLQAHVAYAPTDAEARGAAFDEWRTNALPSSVTTDLRHPAQLAAAAEHVRPEDMDKSVRISSDLDRHAEWIRNDFARGFDAIYLHEVGPEQERFIETFGREVLRRVR, translated from the coding sequence ATGACAGCGCAGCGACCGCGTTCGATTGGCTTTCATGCCAGCCATGAGCAGTTCCCGCCCGACCGATTGCTCCGCCTCGTGCAGCAGGCCGAGCGTGCGGGCTTCGATTCAGCCATGTGCTCGGACCACTTCGCCCCGTTCGGCGAGTCGCAAGGCCAGAGCGGGTTCGCATGGTCGTGGCTCGGCGCGGCGATGGCGACGACGTCGCTGCCGTTCGGCGTCGTGAACGCGCCGGGGCAGCGCTACCACCCCGCGATCATCGCGCAGGCGGCCGCGACGATCGAGGTCATGTTCCCCGGACGGTTCTGGATCGCGGTTGGCTCGGGACAGCTGATCAACGAACACATCACCGGCGATCGCTGGCCGACGAAGCATGAACGCAACGACCGCCTGCGCGAGTCGGTCGAGGTCATCCGCCAACTTTGGTCCGGCCAAACCGTCACGCACCGCGGTCACGTGACGGTTTCAGAAGCGCAGCTGTGGACGCGCCCGGCGCGCCCGCCGGAATTGGTTGGCGCCGCGGTAACGCCGACGACGGCCGCCTGGGTGGCGACGTGGGCCGATGCGCTGATCACTGTGGTGCAGCCCGACGAGCAGTTGGACAAGGTGGTGGCGGCGTTCCGCGACAACGGCGGGGCCGGCAAGCCGATGTACCTCCAGGCGCACGTCGCCTACGCCCCCACCGATGCCGAGGCGCGTGGCGCCGCGTTCGATGAGTGGCGCACGAACGCGCTGCCCAGCAGCGTGACGACCGACCTGCGGCACCCCGCGCAGCTCGCCGCCGCGGCCGAGCATGTACGTCCCGAGGACATGGACAAGTCGGTCCGCATCTCGTCCGACCTCGACCGCCACGCCGAGTGGATCCGCAACGACTTCGCCCGCGGGTTCGACGCGATCTACCTGCACGAGGTCGGGCCGGAACAAGAGCGCTTCATCGAAACGTTCGGCCGCGAAGTCCTGCGTCGGGTTCGGTAG
- a CDS encoding GDSL-type esterase/lipase family protein: MNYPAFAVLLAMTIVGPVLAQPTTSPATTRANPNPGWGMMDRQDPARPAMRLNRDGSESQGFVRAHERHLQRASEGPVDLLFIGDSITERWGREGNREIFDEFFGQYKSANFGIGGDHTQHVLWRIEHGALDNIDPKVVVLLIGTNNHARNAQGMTDGVTAVVSAIQKKLPRTRILLIGILPRGSDMTNPTVRARREKIAAVNLELAKLDDDERVEFVDVGDAFIDDAGLLPKQLMPDLLHPSADGYRVMAEQIKPHVDRMMQAQPLPERPAAN, from the coding sequence ATGAATTATCCCGCGTTCGCGGTTCTGTTGGCGATGACGATCGTCGGCCCGGTACTGGCACAGCCGACCACAAGCCCGGCCACCACGCGGGCGAACCCCAACCCCGGCTGGGGCATGATGGACCGGCAGGACCCCGCCCGTCCGGCAATGCGGCTTAATCGCGACGGTAGCGAGAGCCAGGGGTTCGTGCGGGCCCACGAGCGCCATCTGCAGCGCGCAAGCGAAGGGCCGGTCGATCTGCTGTTCATCGGCGACTCGATCACCGAACGCTGGGGTCGCGAGGGCAACCGCGAGATCTTCGACGAGTTCTTCGGGCAGTATAAGTCCGCGAACTTCGGGATCGGCGGCGACCACACGCAGCACGTGCTCTGGCGCATCGAACACGGCGCGCTGGACAACATCGACCCGAAGGTCGTCGTGCTGCTGATCGGCACGAACAACCACGCCCGCAACGCCCAGGGCATGACCGATGGAGTGACGGCCGTCGTGAGCGCGATTCAGAAGAAGCTGCCGCGCACGCGCATCCTGCTGATCGGCATCCTGCCCCGCGGTTCGGACATGACGAACCCCACGGTGCGTGCCCGGCGCGAGAAGATCGCCGCCGTCAACCTTGAATTGGCGAAGCTGGACGACGACGAGCGGGTGGAGTTCGTGGACGTCGGCGACGCGTTCATCGACGACGCCGGCCTGCTGCCGAAACAGCTGATGCCCGACCTGCTGCACCCGTCGGCCGACGGCTACCGGGTGATGGCCGAGCAGATCAAGCCCCACGTCGACCGCATGATGCAGGCGCAACCCTTGCCAGAGCGACCGGCGGCCAACTAA
- a CDS encoding DUF5985 family protein, which yields MNDPLNQFMLGTLVIACLVVGLYFLRFWRKTNDRLFAIFAVAFWTMGLNWMLLAFIQQDEVRTALYLLRLGAFVLILIGIIDKNRTRSA from the coding sequence ATGAACGATCCGCTTAACCAGTTCATGCTCGGCACCTTGGTCATCGCGTGCCTGGTCGTCGGCCTCTACTTCCTGCGCTTCTGGCGCAAGACCAACGACCGCCTGTTCGCGATCTTCGCCGTCGCGTTTTGGACGATGGGCCTCAACTGGATGCTGCTTGCCTTCATCCAGCAGGACGAGGTCCGCACAGCGCTCTACCTGCTGCGCCTGGGCGCGTTCGTCCTGATCCTGATCGGCATCATCGACAAGAACCGCACCCGCAGCGCCTGA
- a CDS encoding chemotaxis protein CheW, protein MSEPIETHSQSAHAGKYLTFGLGNEGYGLEILKVREIIGYMDITAVPRTPCYVRGVINLRGQVISIVDLRAKFGMPTVERTEETCIIVVEITQDGRKFSTGIVVDRVAEVLNIAAGQIEPAPTFGSAVPTDFILGMGKVGQAVKILLDIDRVLVSDTLAGTLGAAA, encoded by the coding sequence ATGTCAGAACCAATCGAAACGCATAGCCAGTCCGCCCATGCGGGCAAGTACCTCACCTTCGGCCTCGGGAACGAGGGTTACGGCCTCGAGATCCTCAAGGTCCGCGAGATCATCGGCTACATGGACATCACGGCCGTCCCACGCACGCCCTGCTACGTTCGCGGCGTGATCAATTTGCGCGGGCAGGTGATCAGCATCGTCGACCTGCGCGCCAAGTTCGGCATGCCGACGGTCGAGCGGACCGAGGAGACGTGCATCATCGTCGTCGAGATCACGCAGGACGGGCGCAAGTTCAGCACCGGCATCGTGGTCGATCGCGTCGCTGAAGTGTTGAACATCGCCGCCGGTCAGATCGAACCGGCGCCGACCTTTGGCTCTGCGGTCCCCACCGACTTCATCCTCGGCATGGGCAAGGTCGGCCAGGCAGTGAAGATCCTGCTCGACATCGACCGTGTCCTCGTCAGCGACACGCTCGCCGGTACGCTCGGCGCCGCTGCGTAG